A stretch of the Candidatus Bathyarchaeota archaeon genome encodes the following:
- a CDS encoding alanine dehydrogenase has translation MSNKKKIQIFSGGGEILETLLLTDSEVKQLLSMNEVLQAVEKAFIEKGFKRVQMPPKLYVFYHKYEGDIRVMPSYLEKYDVSAVKIVNSHVRNKEKYGLPTVMAVVVLIDPKNGFPLAIMGGKTLTEMRTGAAGGVAAKYLARKDSKIVGMIGAGAQARTQLISLIEVFKKFEEVKVWSPDQTKDEFVAEMEPKYNDVCKITAVKTIKEAVEKSDIIVTTTPSRQPLVMNNMINSGVHFNCIGADAPGKEELDPAILKRAKIIVDDLEQAIHSGEINVPLSKGIITKNDIWGELSEIIIGLKPGREKKEEITVFTSTGLAIQDAVTAEIAYRKAIKKNIGKFIKIIN, from the coding sequence ATGAGTAATAAGAAAAAAATTCAAATTTTTAGTGGAGGAGGCGAAATTTTGGAAACATTATTATTAACAGACAGTGAAGTGAAACAGCTTCTTTCTATGAATGAAGTTCTTCAAGCCGTTGAAAAAGCATTTATTGAAAAAGGTTTTAAAAGAGTGCAAATGCCACCTAAACTTTATGTTTTTTATCATAAATATGAGGGCGATATAAGAGTTATGCCATCCTACCTTGAAAAATATGATGTTTCCGCAGTTAAAATTGTAAATTCACATGTGAGAAATAAAGAGAAGTATGGTTTACCAACAGTTATGGCTGTGGTTGTGCTTATAGATCCAAAAAATGGTTTTCCTTTAGCGATAATGGGTGGAAAAACTTTAACTGAAATGAGAACTGGTGCTGCAGGGGGTGTAGCAGCAAAGTACCTTGCAAGAAAAGATTCGAAAATAGTTGGTATGATTGGAGCTGGAGCTCAAGCTAGAACTCAGCTTATTAGCCTTATTGAAGTATTTAAAAAATTTGAAGAGGTTAAAGTTTGGAGTCCAGATCAAACAAAGGATGAATTTGTAGCTGAAATGGAACCTAAATATAATGATGTATGTAAAATTACTGCTGTTAAAACTATAAAGGAAGCTGTTGAAAAATCAGATATAATTGTTACAACAACTCCATCAAGACAACCTTTAGTTATGAATAATATGATTAATTCTGGGGTACATTTTAATTGTATAGGGGCGGATGCTCCTGGAAAAGAAGAGTTAGATCCAGCTATATTGAAAAGAGCTAAAATAATTGTGGATGATTTAGAACAAGCTATTCATAGTGGTGAAATAAATGTTCCATTAAGTAAAGGAATAATAACAAAAAATGATATTTGGGGTGAATTGAGTGAAATCATTATAGGTTTAAAACCTGGTAGAGAAAAAAAAGAAGAAATTACAGTGTTTACATCCACAGGATTAGCGATTCAAGATGCTGTAACAGCAGAAATTGCTTATCGTAAAGCAATAAAGAAAAATATAGGAAAATTCATTAAAATAATAAATTAA
- a CDS encoding (5-formylfuran-3-yl)methyl phosphate synthase, with translation MKLLVSVTDEIEALEALKGGCDILDVKNPSEGALGAAHPTLIKKIVEAAEGKIEISVTIGDLPNLPGTASLAALGAASLGVNYVKAGLYNVKNVNEALKMANWIVKAVKSFYPKVKVIICGYADYASLGLLNPLNLPDVAKKAEADGILVDVKNKSFKNLFHYLSFENLMNLIEKAHNYGLTVALAGSLNLNDVEKVKKLKADIIGVRRSVCDLNNWLNGRIKSEKVKSFFEVVKA, from the coding sequence ATGAAACTTCTTGTTAGCGTTACGGATGAAATTGAAGCTTTAGAAGCTTTAAAAGGTGGATGCGATATTTTAGATGTTAAAAATCCTAGTGAAGGCGCTTTAGGCGCGGCACATCCAACTTTAATTAAGAAAATTGTGGAAGCTGCTGAAGGAAAAATAGAAATTAGCGTAACTATAGGTGATTTACCTAATTTACCTGGAACAGCTTCTTTAGCAGCTTTAGGTGCAGCTAGTTTAGGTGTAAACTATGTTAAAGCTGGGCTTTATAATGTTAAAAACGTTAATGAAGCTTTAAAAATGGCAAACTGGATAGTTAAAGCGGTTAAATCTTTTTATCCAAAAGTGAAAGTTATAATTTGTGGTTATGCAGATTATGCTTCCTTAGGTTTATTAAATCCTTTAAATCTTCCAGATGTAGCTAAAAAAGCTGAAGCTGATGGAATACTTGTAGATGTAAAAAATAAATCTTTTAAAAATCTTTTTCATTACTTAAGTTTTGAAAATTTAATGAATCTTATTGAGAAAGCTCATAATTATGGTTTAACAGTTGCTTTAGCCGGTTCACTAAACTTAAATGATGTTGAAAAAGTTAAAAAACTTAAAGCTGATATAATAGGTGTAAGAAGAAGCGTATGTGATTTAAACAACTGGTTAAACGGAAGAATAAAAAGTGAAAAAGTAAAATCTTTTTTTGAAGTTGTTAAGGCTTAA
- a CDS encoding H4MPT-linked C1 transfer pathway protein produces MVEVLGLDVGGANIKAAYIKTENKILKNTKVLTEYFPIWKKGKENLEKPLIKLRREFPNIDLLTLTMTAELSDVYFSKREGVSHILNIIENVFSNVNVKVLNVKGELLTIEEARKKPLEVAAANWFATGWLTSKLARDCIVVDVGSTTTSIIPVLNGKVAAKGKNDLEKLMLGELVYTGILRTNVATIVSKVPVKGELTSVSSEFFAQSGDVHLILGNIKPNDYTVDTPDGRGVSLNEASARLARVVCADLELLTFNEVKAIAEYVYEAQIQQIVDGLKKIIEYFPILKFKPAYTAGLGGKILAWKALEKTGFKIIKDLSKIVGAAEAKAAPAFSLAFMGVEFLEGEPEKWRLY; encoded by the coding sequence ATGGTGGAGGTATTAGGTTTAGATGTTGGAGGAGCAAATATAAAAGCTGCATATATTAAAACAGAAAATAAAATTTTAAAGAATACTAAAGTTTTAACAGAGTATTTTCCAATTTGGAAAAAGGGAAAAGAAAATTTAGAGAAGCCTTTAATAAAATTAAGGAGGGAATTCCCAAATATTGATTTATTAACTTTAACTATGACAGCTGAGCTTTCGGATGTTTATTTTTCTAAAAGAGAAGGTGTTTCACATATTCTTAATATTATAGAGAATGTTTTTTCAAATGTTAATGTTAAAGTTTTAAATGTGAAAGGGGAGCTTTTAACTATTGAAGAAGCAAGAAAAAAACCTTTGGAGGTTGCTGCAGCTAATTGGTTTGCTACAGGATGGTTAACTTCAAAACTAGCTAGAGATTGCATAGTTGTTGATGTTGGAAGCACAACAACATCAATAATTCCTGTTTTAAATGGGAAAGTTGCAGCTAAAGGGAAAAACGATTTAGAAAAACTTATGCTGGGAGAATTAGTTTACACAGGGATTTTAAGAACCAATGTTGCAACCATAGTTTCTAAAGTTCCTGTAAAAGGGGAATTAACTAGTGTTTCTTCAGAGTTTTTTGCTCAATCTGGAGATGTTCATTTAATTCTTGGAAACATAAAACCAAATGATTATACAGTTGATACACCTGATGGTAGAGGCGTATCATTAAATGAGGCTTCAGCAAGATTAGCAAGAGTTGTATGCGCAGATTTAGAGCTTTTAACATTCAATGAAGTTAAGGCTATTGCTGAATATGTTTATGAAGCTCAAATTCAACAAATAGTTGATGGATTAAAAAAAATTATTGAATATTTCCCAATACTTAAATTTAAACCAGCTTATACAGCTGGGTTAGGTGGAAAAATCTTAGCTTGGAAAGCGCTTGAAAAAACAGGTTTTAAAATAATAAAGGATTTATCAAAAATTGTAGGTGCAGCTGAAGCTAAAGCTGCTCCAGCATTTAGTTTAGCATTTATGGGAGTTGAATTTTTAGAGGGAGAACCTGAAAAATGGAGGCTGTATTAA
- a CDS encoding ATP-grasp domain-containing protein has translation MKEHLKILVFEAASSGLFKANSSILSEGLTMLSTLTKDLIKAGYETSVILNKSLINCFNVKTKVFKVGELKLSFLRQLAKKHDFTYVIAPETNNMLLKILIELDGFHLNSKPEAVKHASNKETLAITLEEQNLKTPKIFIQEDLKNLRFPLIVKPCLSAGCEGLKIVRNFKELKNSLKLFKSNFIIQEFIKGIPASVSLISNGFKAKALTLNRQFIKLDNPEYLGGFTPLNHKLKFKALKTAEKAVEAFKGLKGYIGVDLILSKKEVYVAEVNPRLTVSYAGLSKASKVNLAKFILASSLGRTIQFTLSFKNACFFRKTLFKNLTKKFILKVAYLKEFLTPPIVNLKKSNEGYSFIAVMMNNIFEAEKKYFHLIKKLNNKEGVKAIYKWWRY, from the coding sequence ATGAAAGAGCATTTAAAAATTTTAGTTTTTGAAGCTGCTTCATCAGGTTTATTTAAAGCTAATTCAAGTATTCTTTCTGAAGGTTTAACAATGCTTTCAACTTTAACTAAGGATTTAATTAAAGCTGGTTATGAAACATCTGTAATTTTAAACAAAAGTTTAATCAACTGTTTTAATGTTAAAACTAAAGTTTTTAAAGTTGGAGAGTTAAAGCTTTCTTTTTTAAGGCAATTAGCTAAAAAACATGATTTTACATATGTGATAGCACCTGAAACAAATAACATGCTTTTAAAAATTCTTATAGAATTGGATGGTTTTCACTTAAACTCTAAACCAGAAGCTGTTAAGCATGCTTCAAACAAGGAAACTTTAGCTATAACGCTAGAAGAACAAAATTTAAAAACACCTAAAATTTTCATTCAAGAAGATTTAAAAAATTTAAGATTCCCATTAATTGTTAAACCTTGCTTAAGCGCTGGATGCGAAGGCTTAAAAATTGTTAGAAACTTTAAAGAATTAAAAAATAGTTTAAAACTTTTCAAAAGCAACTTTATTATTCAAGAGTTTATTAAAGGTATTCCAGCAAGTGTTTCTTTAATTTCAAATGGATTTAAAGCTAAAGCTTTAACTTTAAATAGGCAGTTTATAAAGCTTGATAACCCAGAGTACTTAGGTGGTTTTACACCTTTAAACCATAAGTTAAAGTTTAAAGCTTTAAAAACAGCTGAGAAAGCTGTTGAAGCTTTTAAAGGCTTAAAAGGATATATAGGTGTGGACTTAATACTTTCAAAAAAAGAAGTTTATGTTGCTGAAGTTAACCCTAGATTAACTGTTTCTTATGCAGGTTTAAGTAAAGCTTCAAAAGTTAACTTAGCTAAATTTATTTTAGCTTCAAGCTTAGGAAGAACAATTCAGTTTACTTTAAGCTTTAAAAATGCATGCTTCTTCCGTAAAACATTATTTAAAAATTTAACTAAAAAATTCATTTTAAAAGTTGCTTATTTAAAAGAGTTTTTAACTCCTCCAATAGTTAATTTAAAAAAAAGTAATGAAGGGTATAGTTTTATAGCTGTGATGATGAATAATATTTTTGAAGCTGAAAAAAAATATTTTCATTTAATTAAAAAGTTAAATAATAAAGAGGGAGTTAAGGCGATTTATAAATGGTGGAGGTATTAG
- a CDS encoding S-adenosylmethionine decarboxylase yields the protein MKNLLPQVFRKRLIIEGFYEVNINEEFIKKFLNELCGFLKMNVIVGPLIFSPNEKSEVHKGLGGFMAWVESGVTLYTWNIYKFFTLDIYSCKDFNVENVVNFVKNILKVSQFVYEEVKYA from the coding sequence TTGAAAAACCTTTTACCTCAAGTATTTAGAAAAAGATTAATTATAGAGGGGTTTTATGAAGTTAATATAAATGAAGAGTTTATTAAAAAATTTCTTAATGAATTATGTGGTTTCCTAAAAATGAATGTTATAGTTGGTCCTCTAATTTTTTCTCCAAACGAGAAAAGTGAAGTTCATAAAGGATTAGGTGGATTCATGGCGTGGGTTGAGTCGGGCGTGACGCTATATACTTGGAACATATATAAATTCTTTACTCTAGATATTTATTCATGCAAAGATTTTAATGTAGAAAATGTTGTGAATTTCGTTAAAAATATTTTAAAAGTTTCACAATTTGTTTATGAAGAGGTTAAATACGCTTAA
- a CDS encoding HEPN domain-containing protein → MRREAQLWLKASYEDLEDAKDALLRKRWFRAAFFAQQAVEKVFKALFFVIKREEPPKIHTITELYLSLKEQNFSLPTELEEKLYTLNKYYTVTRYPDAANGLPSEAIDREEAEKAVKIAETVINECEKTLKQQ, encoded by the coding sequence ATGCGTAGAGAAGCTCAATTATGGTTAAAAGCTAGTTACGAAGATTTAGAGGATGCTAAAGATGCTTTATTAAGGAAAAGATGGTTTAGAGCTGCTTTTTTCGCTCAACAAGCTGTTGAAAAAGTATTTAAAGCACTTTTTTTTGTTATAAAAAGAGAGGAACCACCGAAAATTCATACAATAACTGAACTTTACTTATCATTAAAAGAACAAAATTTTTCTTTACCAACTGAACTTGAAGAAAAATTATATACTTTAAACAAGTATTATACAGTAACAAGATATCCTGATGCAGCTAATGGGTTACCAAGCGAAGCTATAGATAGAGAAGAAGCTGAAAAAGCCGTTAAAATAGCTGAAACAGTGATTAATGAATGCGAGAAAACATTAAAGCAACAGTAA
- a CDS encoding nucleotidyltransferase domain-containing protein, producing the protein MRENIKATVKLFIEALSEKIKINDAYIFGSSIKNDWLKHSDIDLVIVSQDFKNLSFIKRLDIIEEIQWRKKIFPHINAIPLTQEELNEKIKSSTVLMNASKYWRKIIIKNNEVIF; encoded by the coding sequence ATGCGAGAAAACATTAAAGCAACAGTAAAACTGTTTATTGAAGCTTTATCTGAAAAAATAAAAATTAATGATGCTTATATTTTTGGTAGCAGCATTAAAAATGATTGGCTTAAACATAGCGATATAGACCTTGTAATTGTTTCTCAAGATTTTAAAAATTTATCTTTCATTAAAAGACTTGATATTATCGAGGAAATTCAATGGAGAAAAAAAATTTTCCCTCATATAAATGCTATACCATTAACACAAGAGGAATTAAATGAAAAAATTAAATCTTCAACAGTATTAATGAATGCTTCAAAATACTGGAGAAAAATTATAATAAAAAATAATGAAGTAATTTTTTAA
- a CDS encoding ECF transporter S component has product MNNTMVKTKTLMLIAVFSALYFVLRMIPTFPMIGVSGGSFALADILAPLYGLILGPFIGGFSIIIGTFLAILAGKPIVFMGFDFLPALMNALIIGLIIKKKPVLAISLNALIFVLFLLHPYTAITVPIKFSQFETQFFFPWLHLIAFIILVSPVREKTVKWLSESLKTKIIAVSILTLIGTMVQHLTGSLLWETIYGIFMGKAPEAFKLLWRAIFWVYPFERVFIVIISVIIGVPLLKVKETLISKA; this is encoded by the coding sequence TTGAACAATACGATGGTAAAAACGAAGACTTTAATGCTTATAGCTGTTTTTTCAGCTTTATACTTTGTTTTAAGGATGATTCCAACGTTCCCTATGATAGGTGTTTCGGGAGGTTCATTTGCTTTAGCTGATATTTTAGCTCCTTTATATGGTTTAATTTTAGGTCCATTTATAGGTGGTTTCAGCATAATAATTGGAACGTTTTTAGCTATATTAGCTGGGAAACCAATAGTTTTTATGGGGTTTGATTTTCTTCCAGCCTTAATGAATGCTTTAATAATTGGTTTAATAATTAAGAAGAAACCTGTTTTAGCAATAAGTTTAAACGCTTTAATTTTTGTTTTATTCCTTTTACATCCATACACAGCCATAACGGTTCCAATTAAATTTTCTCAATTTGAAACACAATTTTTCTTTCCTTGGCTTCATTTAATAGCTTTCATAATTCTTGTTTCTCCAGTTAGAGAGAAAACTGTTAAATGGTTAAGTGAAAGCTTGAAAACTAAAATAATTGCTGTTTCAATATTAACTTTAATAGGAACTATGGTTCAACATTTAACTGGAAGCTTGCTTTGGGAAACAATTTATGGTATCTTCATGGGTAAAGCACCTGAAGCTTTTAAATTATTATGGAGAGCAATATTTTGGGTTTATCCTTTTGAAAGAGTTTTTATAGTAATCATATCGGTTATAATTGGTGTTCCATTACTAAAAGTGAAGGAAACTTTAATAAGTAAAGCTTAA
- a CDS encoding dihydropteroate synthase-like protein yields the protein MNILIVTGRLAKQEVEKYSKESNVNVKVLSLPIDVAALIPLKFIAEALRKHDLSSVDIILVPGLIQGDTSIISNMLKVKVFKGPKHAADLPIVLKLLNEGKIVLSTVKPACELIKDQIKKEALKKLDIIYKRIQKTVDLKEVIPIGKGKNKLLISRRLPPKVLAEIVDASILSEKEVKEKAVYYVNSGADIIDVGMVAGEGNPKKAEKLIKVIKRIVNKPVSIDSGDLEEIEAAVKAGVDLILSLNGETLKDAKFAYDTPVVITPALKNNRLPETIEEKIKALEANIQLAKQLGFKWVIADPILKPFLTPSLTESLIAYWSFIKRNPSIPILFGAGNVTELMDADSHSLNLFLAGLAFELEASIILTTEASNKTKGCVKELSTAVKMMILAKDRCSPPKDLGIDLLILKEKTAKNEMKLENIKVTSVKRKHKFIYDPKGCFKIFIDRNSEDLILVHYSYESNKPDFAFKGKDPINLCREVINKGLISRLDHAAYLGIELMKAQIALKTGKSYIQDSSLF from the coding sequence TTGAACATTTTAATTGTTACAGGTAGATTAGCTAAACAAGAAGTTGAAAAATACTCTAAAGAAAGCAATGTAAACGTTAAAGTTTTATCGCTTCCAATAGATGTAGCTGCTCTTATACCATTAAAGTTTATTGCAGAAGCATTAAGAAAGCATGATCTTTCAAGTGTTGATATTATCCTTGTTCCAGGGTTAATTCAAGGTGATACATCAATAATTTCTAATATGCTTAAAGTTAAAGTTTTTAAAGGGCCTAAACATGCAGCTGATCTTCCTATAGTTTTAAAACTTCTTAATGAAGGAAAAATTGTTTTATCAACTGTTAAACCTGCATGTGAGCTTATTAAAGATCAAATTAAAAAAGAAGCGTTAAAAAAGCTGGATATTATTTATAAAAGGATTCAAAAAACAGTTGATTTAAAAGAAGTTATTCCTATAGGAAAGGGGAAAAATAAATTATTAATTTCTAGAAGGCTTCCACCAAAAGTTTTAGCTGAAATTGTTGATGCTTCAATTTTAAGCGAAAAAGAAGTTAAAGAAAAAGCTGTATACTATGTTAATTCAGGTGCAGACATTATAGATGTTGGTATGGTGGCTGGAGAAGGAAACCCTAAAAAAGCAGAGAAATTAATTAAAGTAATAAAAAGAATCGTGAATAAACCAGTTAGTATTGATTCAGGAGATTTAGAGGAAATTGAAGCAGCTGTTAAAGCTGGTGTAGATTTAATCTTAAGTTTAAATGGTGAAACTTTAAAAGATGCTAAATTTGCTTATGATACTCCAGTGGTTATTACTCCAGCTTTAAAAAATAATCGACTTCCAGAAACTATTGAAGAGAAAATTAAAGCTTTAGAAGCTAATATTCAACTTGCGAAACAGCTTGGTTTTAAATGGGTTATAGCTGATCCTATTTTAAAACCGTTTTTAACACCAAGTTTAACAGAATCTTTAATTGCTTACTGGAGTTTTATAAAAAGAAACCCTAGTATACCTATTCTTTTTGGAGCTGGAAACGTAACTGAATTAATGGATGCTGATTCGCATAGTCTTAACCTTTTTTTAGCAGGTTTAGCTTTTGAGCTTGAAGCAAGCATAATATTAACTACAGAAGCAAGCAATAAAACTAAAGGTTGTGTGAAAGAACTTTCAACAGCTGTAAAAATGATGATTTTAGCTAAAGATAGATGTTCTCCACCTAAAGATTTAGGGATAGACCTTTTAATTCTTAAAGAGAAAACTGCTAAAAACGAAATGAAACTTGAAAACATTAAAGTTACATCTGTTAAAAGGAAACATAAATTTATTTATGATCCTAAAGGATGCTTTAAAATATTTATTGATAGAAACTCTGAAGACCTTATTTTGGTTCATTATAGTTATGAAAGCAATAAACCTGATTTTGCTTTTAAAGGTAAAGATCCAATAAATCTTTGTAGAGAAGTTATAAATAAAGGTTTAATCTCTCGTTTAGATCATGCAGCTTATTTAGGTATTGAACTTATGAAAGCTCAAATAGCATTAAAAACAGGTAAAAGCTATATTCAAGATTCCTCTTTATTCTAA
- a CDS encoding beta-ribofuranosylaminobenzene 5'-phosphate synthase: MKVYVKSPSRLHFTLIDLNGELGRIDGSVGVALNYPNVILEASKADSIIIEGLIPNRVKRLAKKFIKAMNINEGFKINVKKVIPSHVGLGSSTQLSLSIASALAKLFNINIDVKRLAEIMGRGGTSGIGVAAFQYGGFIVDGGHPFKKKKGKKAFLPSRAAKAAPPPIIVRYDFPLDWFFTVAIPNISKGFYGEKETKAFKAICPTPSVEAEKISRLILMKMLPALKELSIEEFGEALTELQNISVSKKSLIHPIVKKCIEKMLDNGAYGAGQSSWGPAVYGLVKGKNKAEKLTKKIKSFIYEEGGGEVFYTSVNNKGANIKVLR; encoded by the coding sequence ATGAAAGTTTATGTTAAATCTCCTTCAAGGCTTCATTTCACGCTTATAGATCTTAACGGTGAATTAGGAAGAATTGATGGAAGTGTAGGCGTAGCCTTAAATTACCCAAATGTTATTTTAGAAGCTTCTAAAGCAGATTCAATAATTATTGAAGGTTTAATTCCTAATAGAGTTAAGCGTTTAGCTAAAAAATTTATTAAGGCTATGAACATTAATGAAGGGTTTAAAATTAATGTTAAAAAGGTTATTCCAAGCCATGTAGGTTTAGGTTCTTCAACTCAACTTTCGCTTTCAATAGCTTCAGCTTTAGCTAAACTTTTTAACATTAATATTGATGTTAAGCGTTTAGCTGAAATTATGGGTAGAGGAGGAACATCAGGTATAGGTGTAGCAGCTTTCCAATATGGAGGCTTTATAGTTGATGGAGGGCATCCATTTAAAAAAAAGAAAGGTAAAAAAGCTTTTTTACCATCTAGAGCAGCTAAAGCAGCTCCACCACCAATAATAGTTAGATATGATTTTCCTTTAGATTGGTTTTTTACAGTTGCTATTCCAAATATTTCTAAAGGCTTTTATGGAGAAAAAGAAACTAAAGCTTTTAAAGCTATATGTCCAACACCAAGCGTTGAAGCTGAAAAAATAAGCCGTTTAATACTTATGAAAATGCTTCCAGCTTTAAAAGAGTTAAGTATAGAAGAATTTGGAGAAGCTTTAACTGAGCTTCAAAATATAAGTGTTTCAAAAAAAAGTTTAATTCATCCAATAGTTAAAAAATGCATTGAAAAAATGCTTGATAATGGTGCTTATGGTGCAGGACAAAGTTCATGGGGTCCAGCTGTATATGGTTTAGTTAAAGGAAAAAATAAAGCTGAAAAACTAACTAAAAAAATTAAAAGTTTTATTTACGAGGAAGGGGGAGGAGAAGTGTTTTATACAAGTGTTAATAATAAAGGAGCAAATATAAAAGTTTTAAGGTGA
- a CDS encoding DUF447 family protein, with protein sequence MNIQRFNLRKNRIYEAVVSVYNENKEPTAAPMGVTIINNLSFFIKPFKQASLLKKLMNSKCGVANFTLNPTIFYLTAFKEKNPGGKLPLNLFKPATYVNAPKLKTSILYIEFTVNKILNESVDRVKIECNIEGIEEGNEELQPYCRGLFAALECVIHATRVKKYLLEKNFSEAEKLIQLILYYNDLINRVAPQTDYANLVKTIIEDCEEWRRRAK encoded by the coding sequence ATGAATATTCAAAGATTTAATTTACGTAAAAATAGAATTTATGAAGCTGTTGTTTCAGTTTATAATGAAAATAAAGAACCTACAGCTGCACCTATGGGTGTAACAATAATTAATAACTTAAGTTTTTTTATAAAACCTTTTAAACAAGCTTCTTTACTTAAAAAATTAATGAATTCAAAATGTGGCGTTGCTAATTTCACTTTAAACCCAACAATATTTTATTTAACAGCTTTTAAAGAGAAAAATCCTGGAGGAAAATTGCCCTTAAATCTTTTTAAACCAGCAACATATGTGAATGCTCCAAAACTTAAAACATCAATTCTTTATATAGAGTTTACAGTAAATAAAATTTTAAATGAATCTGTAGATAGAGTTAAAATTGAATGCAATATAGAGGGAATTGAGGAGGGAAATGAGGAACTTCAACCATATTGCCGTGGATTATTCGCAGCTTTAGAATGCGTAATTCACGCTACTAGAGTGAAAAAATATTTACTTGAAAAAAACTTTAGTGAAGCTGAAAAATTAATTCAATTAATTCTTTATTATAATGATCTTATTAATAGGGTTGCACCTCAAACAGATTATGCTAATCTTGTTAAAACTATTATTGAAGATTGTGAAGAATGGAGAAGAAGAGCAAAATGA
- a CDS encoding QueT transporter family protein, producing MKTKTFNICLTTVFAAIYSIAVVSLSSISFQLFQVRVADALLPLSIIFGYPAIIGLTIGCLIANFFGGLGVIDVIGGSFANFIAAFIAWKIGKLKFNGSWILASLIETLVITGIVGFYLSFIFNVPLYASLLSILIGSLIAINLIGYFLLKAISRIAAKYIFEL from the coding sequence TTGAAAACAAAAACATTTAATATTTGTTTAACAACTGTTTTTGCAGCTATATACAGCATAGCTGTAGTGTCTTTATCATCTATAAGTTTTCAATTATTTCAAGTTAGAGTTGCGGATGCTCTTCTCCCTTTATCAATAATTTTTGGTTACCCAGCCATTATAGGGTTAACTATAGGGTGTTTAATAGCGAATTTTTTTGGTGGTTTAGGTGTAATAGATGTTATTGGAGGTAGCTTTGCAAATTTTATTGCCGCATTTATTGCATGGAAAATTGGAAAATTAAAATTTAATGGAAGTTGGATTTTAGCTTCACTCATAGAAACATTAGTAATTACAGGTATTGTAGGTTTTTATTTAAGCTTCATATTTAACGTTCCATTATACGCTTCTTTATTAAGTATTTTAATAGGAAGCTTAATAGCAATAAACCTTATAGGTTATTTTCTGCTTAAAGCTATTTCAAGAATTGCTGCAAAATACATTTTTGAACTTTAA